The following are encoded in a window of Cupriavidus oxalaticus genomic DNA:
- the trxB gene encoding thioredoxin-disulfide reductase yields MAKHAKVLILGSGPAGYTAAVYAARANLQPVLITGLAQGGQLMTTTDVENWPGDAKGVQGPELMQRLLAHAEEFKTEIIFDHIHTAKLVDENGKPARPFTLIGDAGEYTCDALVIATGASAQYLGLPSEEAFMGRGVSACATCDGFFYKNQEVAVVGGGNTAVEEALYLSHIASKVTVIHRRDSFRAEPILVDRLLQREKEGRIEIRYDNVLDEVLGDDSGVTGIRIRNAKTGQAEDLKLAGVFIAIGHKPNTDLFTGQLEMHNGYLVTKSGLQGDATATSVPGVFAAGDVQDHVYRQAITSAGTGCMAALDAQRFVEALK; encoded by the coding sequence ATGGCAAAACACGCAAAAGTGCTGATTCTCGGTTCTGGTCCCGCCGGCTATACCGCCGCGGTCTACGCGGCCCGCGCCAACCTGCAGCCGGTGCTGATCACCGGCCTGGCCCAGGGCGGACAGCTGATGACCACCACGGACGTCGAGAACTGGCCGGGCGATGCCAAGGGCGTCCAGGGTCCCGAACTGATGCAGCGCCTGCTGGCGCATGCCGAAGAGTTCAAGACCGAAATCATCTTCGATCACATCCACACCGCGAAGCTGGTGGACGAGAACGGCAAGCCGGCCCGCCCCTTCACGCTGATCGGTGATGCCGGCGAATACACCTGTGACGCCCTCGTGATCGCCACCGGCGCCTCGGCCCAATACCTGGGCCTGCCGTCGGAAGAAGCCTTCATGGGCCGCGGCGTGTCGGCCTGCGCCACCTGCGACGGCTTCTTCTACAAGAACCAGGAAGTCGCCGTGGTCGGCGGCGGCAACACCGCCGTGGAAGAAGCGCTGTACCTGTCGCACATCGCCAGCAAGGTCACCGTGATCCACCGCCGCGACAGCTTCCGCGCCGAGCCGATCCTGGTCGACCGCCTGCTCCAGCGCGAGAAGGAAGGCCGCATCGAGATCCGCTACGACAACGTGCTGGACGAAGTGCTGGGCGACGATTCGGGCGTGACCGGCATCCGCATCCGCAACGCCAAGACCGGCCAGGCCGAAGACCTGAAGCTGGCGGGCGTGTTCATTGCCATCGGCCACAAGCCCAATACCGACCTGTTCACCGGCCAGCTGGAGATGCACAACGGCTACCTGGTGACCAAGTCGGGCCTGCAGGGCGACGCCACCGCCACCAGCGTGCCGGGCGTGTTCGCCGCCGGCGACGTGCAGGACCACGTCTACCGCCAGGCGATCACCAGCGCCGGCACCGGCTGCATGGCCGCGCTGGATGCGCAGCGCTTTGTCGAAGCCCTGAAGTAA
- a CDS encoding Smr/MutS family protein — MTHGARKPDRPTQRFGLNDLSSLRDNLKADAERREAERLAAEQAAQRAREEADVFRASVGQVSQLRDRNRAHHPASKPAPVPVQSQRNDQAVLQASLSDEFDVESLLETDETLSFRRPGIGMDVIRKLRRGEWVPQDKVDLHGLRSDEAREALAEFLRRSVRNGVRCVRVIHGKGLGSPDKLPVLKGKVRSWLVQKEEVLAFVQAREAEGGAGALMVLLRQPRT; from the coding sequence ATGACGCACGGCGCCCGCAAACCCGACCGCCCGACCCAGCGCTTCGGCCTGAACGACCTGTCCAGCCTGCGCGACAACCTCAAGGCCGATGCCGAGCGGCGCGAAGCCGAGCGCCTGGCCGCCGAGCAGGCGGCGCAGCGTGCCCGCGAAGAGGCCGACGTGTTCCGCGCCAGCGTGGGCCAGGTCAGCCAGCTGCGCGACCGCAACCGCGCCCACCACCCGGCCAGCAAGCCCGCGCCCGTACCGGTGCAATCGCAGCGCAACGACCAGGCGGTGCTGCAAGCCTCGCTGTCCGATGAATTCGATGTCGAAAGCCTGCTGGAGACCGACGAGACCCTGTCGTTCCGCCGGCCCGGCATCGGCATGGACGTGATCCGCAAGCTGCGCCGCGGCGAATGGGTGCCGCAGGACAAGGTCGACCTGCACGGCCTGCGCAGCGACGAGGCGCGCGAGGCGCTGGCCGAGTTCCTGCGCCGCTCGGTGCGCAACGGCGTGCGCTGCGTGCGCGTGATCCACGGCAAGGGCCTGGGCTCGCCCGACAAGCTGCCGGTGCTCAAGGGCAAGGTGCGCAGCTGGCTGGTGCAGAAGGAGGAAGTGCTCGCCTTCGTGCAGGCGCGCGAGGCCGAAGGCGGCGCCGGCGCGCTGATGGTGCTGCTGCGCCAGCCGCGTACCTGA
- a CDS encoding trimeric intracellular cation channel family protein, whose protein sequence is MHLPLELLMGRLPLILHIMEVIGVLAFAVSGVVDARKQRLDVVGTFVVAFATAFGGGTLRDVLLDRRPFYWVDHEGYVLLIFLMSFGASFVLRVVSRVASERTLIVADAIGLGLFSVTGASLALVAQMTPTVAVMMGIISAVFGGVLRDVLCNEVPMILRDRSPYATCSFVGCWIYVGMTWLDVHQEAALLTGALAIIAMRLVSVRYGWKLPS, encoded by the coding sequence ATGCATCTTCCCCTCGAATTGCTGATGGGGCGGCTGCCCCTGATCCTCCACATCATGGAGGTGATCGGCGTGCTCGCCTTTGCGGTGTCGGGCGTGGTCGACGCGCGCAAGCAGCGCCTGGACGTGGTCGGCACCTTCGTGGTCGCCTTCGCCACCGCTTTCGGCGGCGGCACGCTGCGCGACGTGCTGCTGGACCGGCGCCCGTTCTACTGGGTCGACCACGAAGGCTATGTGCTGCTGATCTTCCTGATGTCGTTCGGCGCGTCCTTCGTGCTGCGCGTGGTCAGCCGCGTGGCGTCCGAGCGCACCTTGATCGTGGCCGATGCCATCGGCCTGGGCCTGTTCTCGGTGACCGGCGCCTCGCTGGCGCTGGTGGCGCAGATGACACCTACGGTGGCCGTGATGATGGGCATCATCTCGGCCGTGTTCGGCGGGGTGTTGCGCGACGTGCTGTGCAATGAAGTGCCGATGATCCTGCGCGACCGTTCCCCCTATGCCACCTGCTCCTTCGTCGGCTGCTGGATCTATGTCGGCATGACCTGGCTGGATGTCCACCAGGAAGCGGCCCTGCTGACCGGGGCGCTGGCGATCATCGCCATGCGGCTGGTATCGGTGCGCTACGGCTGGAAGCTGCCGAGCTGA